A genomic window from Punica granatum isolate Tunisia-2019 chromosome 2, ASM765513v2, whole genome shotgun sequence includes:
- the LOC116194267 gene encoding protein NRT1/ PTR FAMILY 2.8-like, producing the protein MSAEEEADLENEISSSTPSRPRGGWRAVFFIIGNESFERLASMGLIMNLSVYLKIKYNMYGVFLINVVSIWGGSCNILPLFGAFIAEKYLGRFKTLLLGCSASFVGMSMMALTAGIPQLRPAACDPLQPKLDCPEPAAGHLSFLFVALGFLAIGAGCIRPCCIAFGADQFQVGTEKGRKNLQSFFNWWYLSFTATLILALSVVVYIQTKVSWVVGLAIPAGCLALSVVIFVIGLPTYVMMKPQGSVYSDLAKVIVAAVRKSRMRGRGDSGTSPSFYDPPLPESDPPVTKLHHTERFRFLDKSCLITDPSELNAQGLPAKRWKLCSVQQVEQFKCLVSIAPVWASGIACFLVMDQQTVNGILQAIQSNQAAGRNFKIPPGWAGLTSMIVLSFWIFLYETVAPYISRKLQGKRCKRLTIQQRMNLGIITSIAAMIVAGIVEKRRRDMALRSGSFISPMSMAFLLPQFALSGLVEAFAAIAVMELLTSHVPEGLRTVGGAVYFFSMSIASYLTSSIVSLVHGLTEKNGRTPWVGGRDLNAGRLDYYYYIIAAVGLLNLLYFNLFAKKCMSVAL; encoded by the exons ATGTCTGCCGAGGAAGAGGCCGACTTGGAAAATGAAATCTCTTCCTCCACTCCTTCCCGGCCTCGGGGAGGATGGAGGGCCGTCTTTTTCATCATCG GAAATGAGTCGTTCGAGAGGCTGGCGTCAATGGGCTTGATAATGAATCTGTCGGTGTACCTGAAGATAAAGTACAACATGTATGGGGTGTTCTTGATCAATGTAGTGAGCATATGGGGCGGTTCATGCAACATCTTGCCGCTGTTCGGGGCTTTCATTGCCGAGAAGTACTTGGGCCGCTTCAAGACTCTCCTTCTGGGCTGCTCTGCATCCTTTGTG GGGATGTCGATGATGGCCCTAACAGCAGGAATTCCTCAGCTGAGACCCGCAGCCTGTGATCCTTTACAGCCTAAATTGGACTGTCCAGAGCCTGCCGCTGGCCATCTGAGTTTCCTCTTCGTGGCCCTCGGGTTCTTAGCCATTGGAGCTGGTTGCATTAGACCCTGCTGCATCGCTTTTGGAGCTGACCAGTTCCAGGTCGGGACTGAGAAAGGCAGAAAGAACCTGCAAAGCTTCTTCAACTGGTGGTATCTCTCCTTCACTGCTACTCTCATCCTGGCGCTATCGGTTGTAGTCTACATTCAGACCAAAGTCAGCTGGGTCGTTGGCCTCGCGATTCCTGCTGGCTGCTTAGCCCTTTCGGTCGTGATCTTCGTGATTGGCCTCCCCACGTATGTGATGATGAAGCCTCAAGGAAGCGTATACTCGGACCTGGCTAAGGTGATCGTGGCAGCTGTAAGGAAGTCACGTATGAGGGGCAGGGGTGACTCAGGCACGAGTCCATCCTTCTATGACCCTCCATTGCCCGAATCAGATCCGCCAGTGACAAAGCTCCATCACACAGAACGGTTCCGGTTCCTTGACAAGAGTTGCTTAATCACCGACCCAAGCGAGCTGAACGCACAGGGCCTTCCAGCAAAAAGATGGAAGCTCTGTAGTGTGCAGCAAGTTGAGCAGTTTAAGTGCCTGGTTTCAATTGCGCCAGTGTGGGCCTCGGGGATCGCTTGCTTCCTTGTTATGGACCAGCAGACTGTGAATGGCATCCTCCAAGCAATCCAGTCGAACCAGGCAGCCGGGCGAAACTTCAAGATTCCACCAGGCTGGGCAGGCCTCACGAGCATGATTGTCCTTTCATTCTGGATCTTCCTCTACGAGACTGTCGCCCCATACATATCAAGAAAGCTCCAAGGCAAGAGGTGCAAGAGACTCACAATACAACAGAGGATGAACTTAGGCATCATAACCTCGATTGCCGCCATGATCGTTGCGGGAATCGTTGAGAAGAGACGCCGGGACATGGCATTAAGAAGTGGTTCCTTCATCTCTCCTATGAGCATGGCATTCCTCCTCCCACAGTTCGCGTTGTCGGGTTTGGTTGAGGCATTTGCTGCAATTGCGGTGATGGAGCTGCTTACGTCGCATGTCCCCGAGGGCCTGAGGACTGTGGGCGGTGCTGTGTACTTCTTCTCCATGTCCATCGCGAGCTACCTCACATCTTCCATCGTGAGCCTTGTCCATGGCCTGACTGAAAAGAACGGAAGAACGCCATGGGTCGGGGGGCGCGACCTGAATGCTGGGCGGCTAGACTACTACTATTACATAATTGCTGCTGTGGGTTTGCTCAACTTACTGTACTTCAATCTCTTTGCAAAGAAATGCATGTCCGTCGCCCTATAG
- the LOC116194535 gene encoding vesicle-associated protein 4-2-like, producing the protein MAVDGEKTGGDKKSWALCKMAFWLPTNASASSSASAPTSSFMSSNLCSGGHSANSVAAMAKSLLPTTRRLRLDPPNKLYFPYEPGKQVRSAIEIKNVSKSHVAFKFQTTAPKSCYMRPPGEVLAPGESLIATVFKFVEPPENDEKPEHQKSRVKFKIVSLKVNGQMEYIPEMFDEQKDQVSVEQILRVVFLDPEQPSEFMEKLSRQLAEADAALESRKKLPEATGPRVAAEGLVIDEWKERRERYLAQQQVEGIGSVL; encoded by the exons ATGGCCGTCGACGGTGAGAAGACGGGTGGTGACAAGAAGTCGTGGGCACTCTGCAAGATGGCATTTTGGCTACCGACGAATGCTTCTGCTTCTTCCTCCGCTTCTGCTCCCACTTCGTCGTTTATGTCGAGCAACCTTTGTTCGGGGGGTCATTCTGCAAACTCGGTTGCAGCCATGGCGAAGTCTCTGCTTCCGACCACGAGAAGGCTCCGCCTTGATCCTCCTAACAAGCTCTACTTCCCAT ATGAGCCCGGTAAGCAGGTGAGGAGCGCCATAGAGATAAAAAACGTGTCCAAGTCTCATGTGGCCTTCAAG TTCCAAACGACTGCACCGAAAAGTTGCTATATGAGACCCCCAGGTGAAGTCCTTGCTCCTGGAGAAAGCCTCATCGCAACAG TGTTCAAGTTTGTGGAGCCCCCTGAGAACGATGAGAAGCCTGAACATCAGAAGAGCAGGGTTAAGTTCAAAATTGTGAGCTTGAAAGTGAATGGTCAGATGGAATATATACCTGAAATG TTTGATGAACAAAAGGATCAGGTTTCGGTGGAGCAAATTCTGCGGGTCGTTTTCCTCGACCCTGAACAGCCAAGTGAG TTTATGGAGAAACTGAGTCGGCAATTGGCTGAGGCGGATGCCGCGCTTGAGTCCCGGAAGAAGCTCCCAGAAGCAACGGGCCCCAGAGTGGCTGCAGAAGGACTCGTGATAGATGAATGG AAAGAGCGGAGGGAAAGATACCTAGCGCAACAGCAAGTCGAAGGCATCGGATCAGTTCTCTAA
- the LOC116194885 gene encoding uncharacterized protein LOC116194885 yields the protein MSLSKRAWVVAVSVGAVEALKDQGFCRWNYTIRSLHQHAKNHARSVSQAKKLSSQSAAAVSRVRDDEKVKRAEESLRKVMYLSCWGPN from the coding sequence ATGAGTCTATCAAAAAGGGCTTGGGTTGTAGCAGTGAGTGTTGGAGCAGTGGAGGCATTAAAGGACCAGGGATTCTGCAGGTGGAATTACACCATCAGGTCACTCCACCAGCACGCCAAGAACCATGCCAGGTCGGTTTCTCAGGCCAAGAAGCTGTCTTCCCAATCTGCAGCTGCGGTCTCCCGGGTAAGAGACGATGAGAAGGTGAAACGGGCTGAGGAGTCTCTGAGGAAAGTCATGTACCTGAGCTGTTGGGGTCCTAATTAA
- the LOC116194884 gene encoding uncharacterized protein LOC116194884: protein MSSSSRACVVAASVAVVEALKDQGICRWNYPIRCAYQGAKSRARSFSQAKNLSPQSSSSMGSGKIMEEGRERMMQSEESLRKVMYLSCWGPN, encoded by the coding sequence ATGAGTTCAAGTAGCAGAGCTTGCGTGGTCGCGGCTAGCGTGGCGGTGGTGGAGGCCCTCAAAGACCAGGGGATCTGCCGGTGGAACTACCCCATCAGGTGCGCTTACCAGGGCGCCAAGAGCCGGGCGAGGTCCTTCTCCCAGGCCAAGAACCTGTCGCCTCAGTCTTCTTCCTCGATGGGTTCGGGCAAGATCATGGAAGAGGGGAGGGAGAGGATGATGCAGTCGGAGGAGTCTCTTAGGAAAGTCATGTACTTGAGCTGCTGGGGCCCTAATTAG
- the LOC116194883 gene encoding uncharacterized protein LOC116194883 codes for MSLISRASVVAASVAVVEALKDQGFCRWNYPIRCAYQGTQSRARSFSQARKLSSQSSSSMGSGKIREEERERVKQSEESLRKVMYLSCWGPN; via the coding sequence ATGAGTTTGATTAGCAGAGCGAGCGTGGTCGCGGCTAGCGTGGCGGTGGTGGAGGCCCTCAAAGACCAGGGGTTCTGCCGGTGGAACTACCCCATCAGGTGCGCTTACCAGGGGACCCAGAGCCGGGCGAGGTCCTTCTCCCAGGCCAGGAAGCTGTCCTCTCAGTCTTCTTCCTCGATGGGTTCGGGCAAGATCagggaagaggagagggagagagtgaAGCAGTCGGAGGAGTCTCTTAGGAAAGTCATGTACTTGAGCTGCTGGGGCCCTAACTAG
- the LOC116194882 gene encoding diacylglycerol kinase 5-like, with translation MAESSSDPTFLKNFYIPTYIVTPDAEVDNDSDPPRCPVLVFINSKSGGQLGGDLLVTYRSLLNANQVFDLGQEAPDKSLQRIYANLQKLKNEGDDFASTVEERLKIIVAGGDGTAGWLLGVVCDLKLSHPPAIATVPLGTGNNLPFAFGWGKRNPGTDRQSVEGFLKQVLEAKEMKIDNWHILMRMKAPAEGTCDPIAPLELPHSLHAFRRVSSTDELDVEGCHTFRGGFWNYFSMGMDAQISYAFHSERKLHPEKFKNQLINQSTYARLGCTQGWFFASLVHPNSKNIAQLAKVKVMKNGEWKDLHVPHYIRSIVCLNLPSFSGGLNPWGTPSQRRRSNRDFTPPYVDDGLLEVVGFRDAWHGLVLLTPNGHGTRLAQARRIRFEFHRGAADHTYMRIDGEPWKQPLPVDDDTVVVEISHLRQVNMLATRDCRSKSKHDPADTSKHDDEGYHSDEEESSVEGEEWRKFGAAETFKIPDEVDISHLS, from the exons ATGGCAGAATCTAGCTCGGATCCCACATTCTTGAAGAACTTTTACATTCCAACATACATAGTGACGCCTGATGCTGAAGTTGACAATGATTCGGATCCACCTCGGTGTCCTGTGTTAGTGTTTATCAACTCAAAGAGTGGCGGTCAACTGGGTGGGGACCTTCTGGTTACTTATCGTAGTCTGCTTAATGCGAATCAG GTTTTTGACTTAGGCCAGGAGGCCCCAGACAAGTCCCTGCAAAGAATATATGCAAATCTCCAGAAGCTGAAGAACGAAGGAGATGACTTTGCCTCGACTGTCGAGGAGAGATTGAAGATCATT GTTGCAGGTGGTGATGGAACAGCAGGTTGGCTTCTTGGAGTTGTTTGCGATCTGAAACTGTCTCATCCTCCCGCAATTGCTACAGTCCCGTTGGGAACAGGAAATAATCTTCCATTTGCATTCGGTTGG GGGAAGAGGAACCCCGGGACAGATCGCCAATCAGTGGAAGGATTTCTAAAGCAAGTTCTGGAAGCAAAGGAAATGAAGATAGACAA CTGGCATATTTTGATGAGGATGAAAGCACCAGCAGAAGGCACTTGTGATCCTATTGCTCCCCTTGAACTGCCACATTCTCTTCATGCATTTCGTCGCGTATCTTCGACAGATGAGCTGGATGTG GAAGGTTGCCATACATTTCGTGGAGGATTTTGGAACTACTTTAGCATGG GGATGGATGCCCAAATATCCTATGCATTTCATTCAGAGAGGAAGTTGCATCCTGAAAAATTTAAGAATCAGCTAATTAACCAG AGTACATATGCGAGGCTTGGGTGTACTCAGGGGTGGTTTTTTGCTTCTCTTGTTCATCCTAACTCAAA GAACATAGCCCAGCTTGCAAAGGTGAAAGTTATGAAAAACGGTGAATGGAAGGATCTCCATGTACCCCACTA TATTAGGTCAATTGTATGTCTCAATCTGCCCAGCTTCTCTGGAGGACTAAACCCTTGGGGAACACCAAGCCAAAGGAGGCGCAGCAAT AGGGACTTCACACCACCTTATGTAGATGATGGCCTTCTTGAGGTTGTTGGTTTCAGAGACGCTTGGCATGGTCTGGTCTTGCTCACTCCCAATGGGCATGGGACCCGCCTTGCTCAG GCACGTAGAATTCGATTTGAGTTTCACAGAGGAGCGGCTGATCACACATACATGAGGATAGATGGAGAACCCTGGAAGCAGCCGCTTCCTGTGGATGATGATACTGTCGTGGTGGAGATTTCTCATCTCAGACAGGTGAACATGCTTGCGACACGTGACTGCAGATCGAAGAGCAAGCACGACCCTGCGGACACGAGCAAGCACGATGACGAAGGGTATCATAGCGATGAGGAAGAGTCCTCCGTGGAAGGGGAGGAGTGGAGGAAGTTTGGGGCTGCAGAGACATTCAAGATACCCGATGAAGTGGACATCTCTCATCTCAGTTAA